From the Paraflavitalea soli genome, the window TTCCGGATTGCCTTTGCCAGTATACCCATCACCTCCTGCATCTCTTTTTCATTGAAGGAGGCAAAACCAAGGCGAATCGCATTGTAATTCGTTTTCCCTGTGATATAATTAGAACCATCGTTCATAAATAACCCCATAGCAGCAGCACGGGCAGCAACAAGTGGCAGGGGATGCCTGGGATGAAACCTTGCCCAGATAGCCATACCACCAGATGGCTGATTGTAATGAACAATGTCCGGTAAATATTGATCCAGCAGGGCACAAACATGTCCCGGCGCTCGTGGTAGGTCTTATTGGATTTTTTAATATGGCGGCCAATATCACCATTCTTCATCAGGTTGGCAACGGTAGCTTCCATCAGGTTATCGCCGCGGGAGTCTACCAGGCGCCGCAGGTTGACTGCTTGCTTTATAAAATTATCCGGCGCAACCATAAACCCAATGCGCAGCGAAGGCGTCATTACCTTGGTGACAGATCCTATATAGATAACGCATCCTTCATGTTGCGTGCTGGCCAGCGGCAGGATGGGAGCAGAATCGTAGTGAAAGCTAAAGTCGTAGTCATCCTCAATAACAGCCAGTTTGTATTGCCGTACCAGTTCCAGCAATTGCATTCTGCGCTCAGCACTCAGGGTGGCAGTAGTAGGATGATGGTGGTGCGGAATAACATATACCATCCGTATTTTCTTTTTCCTGCAGGCTGCCGCCAGCGCATCTATCTCCATGCCCTGCTCATCTACCGGTATTTGTATTAACCTGGCGCCAGCTTGTTCAAAAAGAAGACTGGCCAGGTAGTAGTTGGGATCTCCCACGGCCACATAATCGCCAGGCTGAATGAGCAGTTGTGCCGCCAGAAAGATCGCCATTTGAGCGCCGCGCGTCATCAGCACATTGTTGGCTTGAATATTCAATCCCCTGGTGGCAGAGAGATGCATTACCATGGCTTCCCGTAAGGTGTAAAAGCCCGAGGGATCCGGTCTTTCGATCATGGCATGCATGTTTTTGTTTTTCACCAGACTCCGGTATTCACGTAGCAAAGCATCCATGGGGGCCAGTCGCGTATCGGGAAGGCCATCATTGATCAGGAGCCTTTGCGAAGTCATTTTAGTAGAAGGAACAGGAAACGACAGTTGCTTGTTAAAACTAAAACCGGTATTGCCTGCATAAGGCGCGCTGATGCCTTGCGTAAATCTGCGGGGTTTTATATCCGGCAGGTTGGGCGCCACAAAAACACCTTTGCGGGGAATGGTCTCAATCCAGTCTTGTGCATTCAATTCTTCATAGGCAGCTACAATGGTTTTGCGGTGAAGTTGTAGCAGTTCGGCCATCTCACGGCTGCCCGGCAAGGCAGCCCCCGGCTTAATGATCCCTTCACGAATCAGACTTACCAAACGGTTGGCTACCTGCTGGTAGATTGGTGTAGTAGCTTTTTTATCGGGACGGATGAGCGTTTGAAATGGCAACATACTGGACTACCCAGCTTGTTAATACTGGACTTTAAAGGTAGTCCAAAGGGGCGGCATCGCCACCCCTTCATACAACATACTATTCGTTAACCACTTCCAGTATGGTAAACGTCTTTTTACCAGCCGGTACCTGCCAACTCACCTGCTGCCCTTCGCGAAAGCCGATCAGGGCTGCTCCAACCGGTGCCACCACAGAAACCTTCCGCATTTTCATATCAGCCTTATCGGGCATTACCAGCACCAGTTCCAAGATGTCTTCCCTGCCTTCTGCTTTTATTTTCACTTTGGAAT encodes:
- a CDS encoding aminotransferase-like domain-containing protein — encoded protein: MLPFQTLIRPDKKATTPIYQQVANRLVSLIREGIIKPGAALPGSREMAELLQLHRKTIVAAYEELNAQDWIETIPRKGVFVAPNLPDIKPRRFTQGISAPYAGNTGFSFNKQLSFPVPSTKMTSQRLLINDGLPDTRLAPMDALLREYRSLVKNKNMHAMIERPDPSGFYTLREAMVMHLSATRGLNIQANNVLMTRGAQMAIFLAAQLLIQPGDYVAVGDPNYYLASLLFEQAGARLIQIPVDEQGMEIDALAAACRKKKIRMVYVIPHHHHPTTATLSAERRMQLLELVRQYKLAVIEDDYDFSFHYDSAPILPLASTQHEGCVIYIGSVTKVMTPSLRIGFMVAPDNFIKQAVNLRRLVDSRGDNLMEATVANLMKNGDIGRHIKKSNKTYHERRDMFVPCWINIYRTLFITISHLVVWLSGQGFIPGIPCHLLLPVLLLWGYL
- a CDS encoding GreA/GreB family elongation factor, with the translated sequence MQKINNQLVLRLDDYKLLTAYLNTWYGNTLVERKSAQDLQAELKRAKLVDKDEFPADAVRLNSKVKIKAEGREDILELVLVMPDKADMKMRKVSVVAPVGAALIGFREGQQVSWQVPAGKKTFTILEVVNE